One genomic segment of Musa acuminata AAA Group cultivar baxijiao chromosome BXJ3-3, Cavendish_Baxijiao_AAA, whole genome shotgun sequence includes these proteins:
- the LOC103979006 gene encoding MADS-box transcription factor 29-like produces MGRGKIEIKRIENPTNRQVTFSKRRGGLLKKANELAILCDAQVGVIIFSSTGKLFEYCSPHLSMRQLIERYQRVTNTHFEEINSQQQIICEISRMRDENDKLQASMRQFTGEDLASLTLNEVNQLEEQLEYSVNKVRARKHQLLHQQLENLRRKEHILEDEHNYLCRVLAEHQAAMEHQQVVAMEHKVGDVPMLEHFGHLYAEEPSRNLLQLSPQMHAFRLQPTQPNLQEATFQGHYLQL; encoded by the exons ATGGGTCGCGGAAAGATAGAGATCAAGAGGATCGAGAACCCAACAAACCGCCAAGTCACCTTCTCCAAGCGGCGAGGAGGGCTCCTGAAGAAGGCAAACGAGCTTGCTATACTATGCGATGCACAGGTTGGAGTCATCATCTTCTCCAGCACCGGCAAGCTGTTTGAATACTGCAGTCCACATTTGAG CATGCGACAACTCATCGAACGGTATCAGAGAGTCACCAACACTCATTTTGAGGAGATCAACAGTCAGCAG CAAATCATTTGTGAGATATCGAGGATGAGAGACGAGAACGATAAGCTCCAGGCAAGCATGAGGCAGTTCACCGGGGAAGACTTGGCTTCGTTGACTTTGAATGAGGTGAATCAACTCGAAGAACAGTTAGAGTACTCTGTCAACAAGGTTCGAGCAAGGAAG CATCAGCTGCTGCACCAACAACTGGAGAATCTGCGTCGCAAG GAGCACATTTTGGAAGATGAGCACAACTATCTCTGCCGCGTG CTTGCGGAGCATCAGGCGGCGATGGAGCATCAGCAGGTGGTGGCCATGGAGCACAAGGTGGGGGACGTGCCGATGCTGGAACACTTCGGCCACCTCTACGCCGAGGAGCCGTCGCGGAACCTGCTGCAGTTGTCGCCCCAAATGCACGCTTTCCGGCTGCAGCCGACGCAGCCCAACCTGCAGGAGGCCACCTTCCAGGGACACTACCTGCAGCTGTG A
- the LOC103979005 gene encoding peroxisomal 2,4-dienoyl-CoA reductase [(3E)-enoyl-CoA-producing], whose protein sequence is MESPFKADVLNGKVALITGGGSGIGLEISTQFGRHGAAVAIMGRRRQVVDAAVAALRSEGIRAIGVEGDVRNQEDAARVVEETFKHFGKLDILVNGAAGNFLASPEDLSPNGFRTVMDIDSVGTFTMSHEALKYLKKGGPGKGPSAGGIILNISATLHYTASWYQIHVSAAKAAVDSITRSLALEWGTDYSIRVNGIAPGPIGDTPGMRKLAPEEMQNNYSELGPLYKLGERWDIAMAALYLASDAGKYVNGTTVVVDGGLWLSRPRYIAKEEVRKLSRVVEKKSRNSAVNIPTSKL, encoded by the exons ATGGAGTCTCCTTTCAAGGCTGATGTCCTAAATGGGAAGGTGGCTCTCATAACCGGAGGCGGCTCCGGGATCGGCTTAGAGATCTCCACGCAGTTCGGCAGGCATGGCGCCGCCGTCGCCATCATGGGCCGCCGCCGCCAGGTCGTCGACGCGGCCGTCGCCGCCCTCCGGTCCGAGGGGATTCGG GCGATTGGTGTTGAGGGGGATGTTCGTAACCAGGAAGATGCCGCCAGGGTGGTGGAAGAAACGTTTAAGCATTTTGGGAAGCTTGATATTCTTGTCAATGGGGCAGCAGGGAATTTTCTTGCGTCACCAGAGGATTTGTCACCTAATGGTTTTCGGACAG TTATGGACATTGATTCTGTTGGGACATTCACTATGTCCCATGAAGCTCTGAAGTATCTAAAAAAGGGAGGACCTGGAAAGGGTCCATCTGCAGGTGGCATTATTCTGAATATTAGTGCAACTTTGCACTACACGGCTTCTTGGTACCAGATTCATGTATCTGCAGCCAAG GCGGCAGTTGACAGTATCACAAGGTCATTAGCCCTAGAATGGGGAACTGATTACAGTATAAGGGTCAACGGCATTGCACCAGGACCAATAGGAGACACTCCTGGAATGAGGAAACTTGCACCAGAAGAAATGCAGAACAATTATAGTGAACTTGGGCCTCTGTATAAGCTGGGGGAGAGATGGGATATTGCAATGGCTGCCCTATATTTGGCTTCTGATGCAG GCAAATATGTGAATGGGACTACGGTGGTCGTCGATGGAGGACTTTGGTTGAGCCGCCCTAGGTACATTGCCAAGGAAGAAGTAAGAAAGTTATCAAGGGTCgtggagaagaaatcgaggaatTCAGCTGTCAACATCCCAACCAGCAAACTGTAG
- the LOC135585234 gene encoding nuclear transcription factor Y subunit C-4-like, with amino-acid sequence MEQSTQPSRPVIGVVSGAAQTAYAAPTYQRAAVVTGDPEVTGAVPPPTQMTSAYPTNPANLASQHQLAYQQVQQLHHQQHQQLQAFWANQMLEIEQTTDFKNHSLPLARIKKIMKADGDVRMISAEVPVVFAKACEIFILELTLRSWIHTEENKRRTLQKNDIASAVTRTDIFDFLVDIVPRDELKDDGIGIARAAFPAVGAPADSIPYYYVPAPSQVPGPAMMMGKPVDQSAAATMYPFQQPHSVAYMWQQPPVQQQSAQQQQQVPDGE; translated from the coding sequence ATGGAACAGTCAACACAACCATCTCGCCCTGTAATTGGAGTTGTTTCTGGTGCTGCCCAAACAGCATATGCTGCACCAACGTATCAACGGGCTGCGGTGGTTACTGGAGATCCAGAAGTGACAGGTGCTGTACCTCCCCCAACACAAATGACCTCAGCTTATCCTACTAACCCAGCCAATCTTGCAAGCCAGCACCAGCTTGCCTATCAGCAGGTCCAACAGCTCCACCACCAGCAGCACCAACAGCTCCAAGCCTTCTGGGCCAACCAGATGTTGGAGATAGAACAAACTACGGATTTCAAGAACCACAGCCTACCCCTTGCCCGGATAAAAAAGATCATGAAGGCTGATGGGGATGTTCGTATGATCTCAGCTGAGGTCCCTGTGGTCTTTGCCAAGGCATGCGAAATATTTATACTGGAACTGACGCTCAGGTCATGGATCCATACTGAAGAAAATAAGAGGAGAACACTACAGAAGAATGACATTGCTTCTGCTGTTACCAGAACTGACATATTCGACTTCTTGGTCGATATAGTTCCCAGGGACGAGTTGAAGGACGACGGTATCGGGATTGCAAGAGCTGCGTTTCCTGCTGTAGGCGCTCCTGCTGATTCAATTCCTTATTACTATGTGCCAGCACCCTCGCAGGTGCCAGGCCCTGCGATGATGATGGGAAAGCCTGTAGATCAATCGGCTGCTGCGACTATGTATCCTTTTCAGCAGCCTCATTCCGTGGCTTACATGTGGCAGCAGCCTCCAGTGCAGCAGCAATCGGCACAACAGCAACAGCAGGTACCAGATGGTGAGTAA
- the LOC135633157 gene encoding uncharacterized protein LOC135633157 translates to MAVSDTASKPTEWVPFDRRSVGQPPPLAPAVFGPSSESIVVTAASSPTASGGTPRPETESRVVRPARRRTRTSRRAPVTLLITDTSNFRAMVQQFTGFPSGPYSSSSRPGFGLDFSDPQTTVAPPGHLLQPTYLEHQYEPHQHHHHRRHPQQYQYTQTPFRLDRSNGSSLQHDALLRQSLHNYSTGLEMDDVFLLGGMPSQMTVRPASTDSRIDGYLHEKNLE, encoded by the coding sequence ATGGCAGTGAGCGACACCGCCTCCAAACCCACAGAGTGGGTGCCGTTCGACCGGCGGAGCGTCGGGCAGCCGCCGCCCCTCGCCCCAGCCGTTTTCGGCCCTTCGTCGGAATCGATTGTGGTCACGGCCGCGTCAAGCCCCACAGCCAGTGGTGGCACGCCGCGACCTGAGACCGAGAGCCGAGTGGTGAGGCCGGCCCGGCGGCGGACGAGGACCTCCCGGAGAGCCCCGGTCACCTTGCTTATCACCGACACCTCCAATTTCCGGGCCATGGTGCAGCAGTTCACCGGGTTCCCGTCTGGGCCGTACTCTTCCAGCTCCCGTCCCGGTTTCGGCCTCGACTTCAGTGACCCGCAGACGACCGTGGCGCCGCCGGGGCACCTACTGCAGCCTACATACCTCGAGCACCAGTACGAACCTCATCAACATCACCATCATCGTCGTCATCCTCAGCAGTATCAGTACACCCAGACGCCGTTTAGGCTCGACAGGAGCAACGGCAGCAGCCTGCAGCATGACGCGTTACTTCGTCAGAGCCTCCACAACTATTCCACTGGTTTGGAGATGGATGACGTCTTCTTGCTCGGCGGCATGCCAAGCCAAATGACGGTCAGGCCGGCCTCCACTGACAGCAGGATTGATGGATACCTCCACGAGAAGAATTTGGAATAA
- the LOC135632343 gene encoding zinc transporter 4-like: MKPLLLLFSFLLLLPLPALGDCGCTRDAESHSTTKASHLKLVAIASILTAGAVGVLIPILGRAVSALRPENDMFFVIKAFAAGVILATGLIHILPAAFQSLTSPCLDEHPWQDFPVTGFVVMSSALGTMMIDSFATSYYKRSHFSKARPVEEDDEAGQGSSEDHAHVDTHRSHGHAHASAAAATEAASLSERIRQQVISQVLELGILVHSVIIGISLGASQSPSTIRPLVGALSFHQFFEGIGLGGCIVQANFRAMSSTMMAVFFSLTAPIGIAVGTAISFVYDETSSTALIVEGVFNAASAGILVYMSLVDLLAADFTNPRMQSNGRLQLGAHLALVVGAGLMSLLAKWA; encoded by the exons ATGAAGCCTctgcttctcctcttctccttcctcctactCCTCCCCCTCCCAGCGCTCGGTGACTGCGGGTGCACCCGGGACGCCGAGAGCCACAGCACGACCAAGGCGTCTCATCTAAAGTTGGTAGCCATCGCTTCCATCTTAACTGCGGGCGCCGTCGGAGTTCTCATTCCCATCCTGGGGAGGGCGGTTTCCGCTCTGCGACCTGAGAACGACATGTTCTTTGTGATCAAGGCCTTTGCGGCCGGAGTCATACTTGCGACGGGGCTAATACACATCCTCCCCGCCGCATTCCAGAGCTTGACGTCGCCGTGCCTCGACGAGCACCCGTGGCAGGATTTCCCGGTCACGGGGTTCGTGGTCATGTCGTCGGCACTGGGGACGATGATGATCGACTCCTTCGCCACCAGCTACTACAAGAGGTCTCACTTCAGCAAGGCAAGACCGGTCGAGGAGGATGACGAGGCCGGGCAGGGGTCCTCGGAAGACCATGCTCACGTCGACACCCACCGTTCCCACGGACACGCGCATGCCtccgcggcggcggcgacggaggCGGCCTCGCTTTCTGAGAGGATTCGGCAGCAAGTCATCTCCCAA GTTCTGGAGCTGGGAATTCTGGTCCATTCGGTGATCATTGGGATTTCCTTGGGTGCCTCTCAAAGTCCCTCCACCATAAGGCCATTGGTGGGAGCCTTGAGCTTCCATCAGTTCTTTGAAGGGATAGGGCTCGGTGGCTGCATAGTTCAG GCAAACTTTAGAGCCATGTCGAGCACGATGATGGCGGTCTTCTTCTCCCTCACGGCTCCCATCGGCATCGCGGTGGGCACCGCGATATCCTTCGTCTACGACGAGACGAGTTCCACGGCGCTCATCGTCGAGGGCGTCTTCAACGCTGCCTCTGCGGGTATCCTCGTTTACATGTCTCTTGTCGATCTGCTGGCGGCGGACTTCACGAACCCCCGGATGCAGAGCAATGGCAGGCTTCAGCTGGGAGCACACCTTGCTCTTGTTGTAGGTGCAGGTTTGATGTCCCTCCTCGCCAAATGGGCGTAG